From Cervus elaphus chromosome 25, mCerEla1.1, whole genome shotgun sequence, one genomic window encodes:
- the ENC1 gene encoding ectoderm-neural cortex protein 1 — MSVSVHENRKSRASSGSINIYLFHKSSYADSVLTHLNLLRQQRLFTDVLLHAGNRTFPCHRAVLAACSRYFEAMFSGGLKESQDSEVNFDNSIHPEVLELLLDYAYSSRVIINEENAESLLEAGDMLEFQDIRDACAEFLEKNLHPTNCLGMLLLSDAHQCTKLYELSWRMCLSNFQTIRKNEDFLQLPQDMVVQLLSSEELETEDERLVYESAINWISYDLKKRYCYLPELLQTVRLALLPAIYLMENVAMEELITKQRKSKEIVEEAIRCKLKILQNDGVVTSLCARPRKTGHALFLLGGQTFMCDKLYLVDQKAKEIIPKADIPSPRKEFSACAIGCKVYITGGRGSENGVSKDVWVYDTLHEEWSKAAPMLVARFGHGSAELKHCLYVVGGHTAATGCLPASPSVSLKQVEHYDPTTNKWTMVAPLREGVSNAAVVSAKLKLFAFGGTSVSHDKLPKVQCYDQCENRWTVPATCPQPWRYTAAAVLGNQIFIMGGDTEFSACSAYKFNSETYQWTKVGDVTAKRMSCHAVASGNKLYVVGGYFGIQRCKTLDCYDPTLDAWNSITTVPYSLIPTAFVSTWKHLPS; from the coding sequence ATGTCTGTCAGTGTGCACGAGAACCGCAAGTCCAGGGCCAGCAGTGGCTCCATCAACATCTACCTGTTCCACAAGTCCTCCTACGCGGACAGTGTCCTCACTCACCTGAACCTGTTACGCCAGCAGCGCCTCTTCACTGACGTCCTTCTCCACGCGGGCAACAGGACCTTCCCCTGTCACCGGGCCGTGCTGGCCGCGTGCAGCCGCTACTTCGAAGCCATGTTCAGCGGGGGCCTGAAAGAGAGCCAGGACAGTGAGGTCAACTTCGACAATTCCATCCATCCGGAAGTCTTGGAGCTGCTCCTCGACTATGCCTACTCCTCCCGGGTCATCatcaatgaagaaaatgcagaatCGCTCCTGGAAGCCGGCGACATGCTGGAGTTTCAGGACATCCGGGATGCGTGCGCCGAGTTCCTGGAAAAGAACCTGCACCCCACCAACTGCCTGGGCATGCTTCTGCTGTCCGACGCGCACCAGTGCACCAAACTCTACGAGCTGTCCTGGCGGATGTGTCTCAGCAACTTCCAGACCATCAGGAAGAACGAAGACTTCCTGCAGCTGCCCCAGGACATGGTAGTGCAGCTCTTGTCCAGTGAAGAGCTGGAGACCGAAGACGAAAGGCTTGTGTACGAGTCTGCAATTAACTGGATCAGCTACGACCTGAAGAAGCGCTACTGCTACCTCCCAGAGCTGTTGCAGACGGTGCGGCTGGCGCTGCTGCCGGCCATCTATCTCATGGAGAACGTGGCCATGGAAGAACTCATCACCAAGCAGAGGAAGAGCAAGGAGATCGTGGAAGAGGCCATCAGGTGCAAACTGAAAATCCTGCAGAATGACGGCGTGGTGACCAGCCTCTGTGCCCGGCCCCGGAAAActggccatgccctcttcctcTTGGGAGGACAGACTTTTATGTGTGACAAACTGTATCTGGTCGACCAGAAGGCCAAAGAGATCATTCCCAAGGCTGACATCCCAAGCCCGAGAAAAGAATTCAGTGCGTGTGCAATTGGCTGCAAAGTATACATTACTGGGGGCCGAGGGTCTGAGAATGGAGTCTCGAAAGACGTCTGGGTGTATGATACCCTGCATGAAGAGTGGTCCAAGGCGGCCCCCATGCTGGTGGCCAGGTTCGGCCACGGCTCTGCTGAACTCAAGCACTGCCTGTATGTGGTCGGGGGGCACACTGCTGCCACTGGCTgcctcccagcctccccctcAGTCTCTCTGAAGCAAGTGGAACACTATGACCCCACAACCAACAAATGGACCATGGTGGCTCCCCTCCGAGAAGGGGTCAGCAACGCCGCAGTGGTGAGTGCCAAGCTCAAGCTGTTTGCTTTTGGGGGTACCAGCGTCAGTCATGACAAGCTCCCCAAAGTTCAGTGTTATGATCAGTGTGAGAACAGGTGGACGGTCCCGGCCACCTGTCCCCAGCCCTGGCGTTACACGGCGGCAGCTGTGCTGGGTAACCAGATTTTTATTATGGGGGGAGACACCGAGTTCTCCGCCTGCTCTGCGTATAAATTCAACAGCGAGACTTACCAGTGGACCAAGGTGGGAGATGTGACGGCAAAGCGCATGAGCTGCCATGCCGTGGCCTCCGGAAACAAACTCTACGTGGTTGGAGGGTACTTTGGCATTCAGCGATGCAAAACTCTGGACTGCTACGACCCAACGTTGGATGCGTGGAACAGCATCACCACAGTCCCGTATTCACTGATCCCTACTGCATTTGTCAGCACCTGGAAACATCTGCCTTCTTAA